The nucleotide sequence CGATCTGGCCCTGTGTCCACTTGGAGGAGTTGGCGGTTCTCGCTCTGAATCATGAGCGGAATATCGCCTTCTTGTGATTTCTCGTTGAGAGTCAGATGGTTGACTGTCGATATAAGACCAGTGCTCGGATCTAGCTGAGCCGCCTAAGGATCCTTCGCTCTCGTATTCCACACTTATACCTCGTCGAATATGCTCCTCGGAGGCTCCTCGATGACGGCGCGTCTTCCGTCTTGACTGGCGTGGTGGTTCTAGGTTGGAGCCCTGATCTTCTCTAAGACGCTCATCCGAGTACCTCCTTGGTTGCTCTGGGCGTTCCACCCGCACAGTCTCGGACGTCTCCTTAATGTCATGCCAGCTCAAGTGAGTCCAGTCGTAGAGAAGatcatcaacaacttctGCCGCCATGGGCCTCTTTGAAGCCAGAACAATATCGGTGCCCTGTGAGTTGCGGAGAATGAGGGCGTTGCTGCCGTCGGGTCGGGGCCCAGCGTCTCCTTCATGAGCCTTTCTTTCGGCTGTCGGCGAGAAAACCATGTCGTAGACCCACAACGCAGTCTCATCGGGGGTTTTTTGGGATGAAAGATCCTCATTGTCGTCTGGAAAGTCTTGTTCAGGGCCTGATACACGAATAGTGGGTGTAGTCGGAGAGCCATCAATAAGCGGTGTCTGCGGCTCTTGCTGCCTCTGACTTTGGGATGTGTCGGTGGAAGACCCCTCGATTGCCTCCTGATCCGAGCTCTGAGTCAAATTGAGGAGCGACTCGTGAGCAGTCTTGACGAGGTTTTCAGCTTGTCTTCTCAACCTGCTCCTCGCATACTTCTCCGAATCATTGCCAGGGCGTCGCCTGCTGTGTTTTGTGACTTTCTTCTGCTGAATAGCCAGAAGAAGGGTCGTGCAGACGAGCTGAACAGTGCTCTTTTGCgtctcgatcttgttgagcaGATCTCTGACTTTACCCTTCCGAAATGTCCACTTGACCCTCTCAAATCCGGAGCCACCTCGAGGGATGAGCTCCCATACTTCAGCATGTACATATTCGATTTGTCTGATTGCTGAAGCGACGGATTTAAGGAGCCATCTTGTATGCATGTTTCGCCCATCGATGAGGACTTGCTTCAGTTGGTCCAAGATAATCGAGAGATCCTGGACTCCCCGCGCTATTGAGACGATGTCTTTGGGGGCATTCTGGTACGAGTCGATGGTGTCGAAGAGCACCTCTACAAGGGAGACACCCGCCGTGGCGATGCCTGCGACACCGGCAATGATTGACAACGGATCCATAATGATGGAAATGCACTGACAGGGAGTTTGCAAACGGGCCAAGTTAACAGGGCAATCAGGTGGAATTTATGGTGTCGCAAGGCAGCCTGATACCAAGAGGCAACCTGACTTGCATTGCATGTGGCGTCTCAGCTGAGCTAAGATGTCAAGGGAAACATATTGGAGGGCACCAGGTCTTGGTGGTATGGGTTGTCATTGTACAACTCGAGCCCGGAGTCATTCACTCCCAGTACAGCAAGCCATGGATTTCTGTGTAATAATGCGACGGAATTCATATCAATAATACTAGGGTCTAGTTCACTGATTCCCATCCATTAAGCACAGCAGATCTAAAGTGTTACTGGGGCTCGTAGGTTGACCAAGTTGAACAAGTACATGTTATGAGGGATGCCTTGGTGAGAGCCTTGAAGCGCTGAGCCTGTGCTCCCAACTGTCAGTCGCCATCTTTCTAGCCCAAAAACGCCTTAGCAGCCGCTGCAATCCAATGAGACGCCCCTGTGCCGACCTCCTTGGAGGTCACTGCCGCATTCTCCGAGAGCCTGGTTCCCTTTTCACAAATTCCATTGGTCAGTCCGCCTCACTTTCAACCCAAAGGACCATTGAGGGGCATCAACGCAGCGACGTCTGAGGGAAGAGACCAGAAGAATGACAAGAGGAAATAACACAGCGAAGAGGATCATCGTTGAGTGGCTCGCTTCACTTTGCGGCAAACGCGGACATGGCAGTTCAAATCTATATTCAGATAGATAAGATTCATGCATGCAGGATCCGACATGATGAAATGCAGTGCAATGAGGGACCAACACATCACTGATTCCTCTTGGCCCGCGGAATGAGGCCCCAGCATAAAAACATTCCAACCAGCAATGTCACCATAATCGGCTGCAGAACAGCAACTCCTGCTTTTGAGGCTATCGCGCCTGTCAAAAATGGAAAGACAGCTGACCCAGCCTGGCCCACAGTGGCCATGAAGTCTGCCAATAATTAATTGCTGGCTCGATCGTGGCGAGAGCTGAAACGCAACATACCTATAGCAGCAACATGCAACTCTCGAGGTAGTAAGTTTGTGAGAACTGATACCCCGACGGGGAAGAAGGGTGCAATAACAAAGCCAAGGAGACTGATGGCGACTGCATCGACGGCTACGTCAGGGACAAACCAAAACACCAACTGCAACCCGAGTCCGATGAAGATGTAGATAAACACCATGCGTCGGTCGCCAAGTTTATGCGTGATATCGGCAAGAAGAATATGCCCTATCATGATGCCTCCCCAGAAGCCAGACGCGACGTAGCCGGCGATACTGGGGGGACTGTGTCGCACTCCAATAAGGAACTCGATGACCCAGCCTGGACTTATTAGCATTCCCATGAAACATTTTGGCGTGCTTTAACTTACCACCGGCAGTAACTTCTGCTCCGACatagaggaagaagaagagactAATTATCCACACTGATTTCTGCAAGAGAACGGCTTTCATCTGGTCGCTAGCGTCCTCGCCATCGGTACCCCCAAAGGACTTGAAGAGGCTATCTCTAAAGCTCCAAGACAACCATGCAATATTGGAAAGTGTCAGAACCAACATCATGAGGTAAAACAGATGCCAGTAAGGAGTCTTGGCAGCAAACGTCGTCGCTGCAATAGGACTAAGCAACGCACTCAGACCATGCACAGCATGCAACACGCCCAACCACTGGTGTTTCGCATGTGCGCAACATAGGTGTTCACCTGAGCGTCAAGGTACGCAACACCCAGACCTgtaaagaagaagaatgatCCAGACACTAGAAATGGGGGCTTTCAGAAGGTGAGGGCATATGCGATGAGTTGGATCGAGGCGCCGATGGCAAGCGTGCCTCCCGTCCAGATAAGGCGGCTGAACCAGGTGTATGATCTATATACATGCTCAGGCCAACCAAATTCTCAAACGCTATCAAAGTCCCCCTGCCAAACTGAGTCAAACAGCTCAGCAAGCCATGGTTCCTCATACAAGCCCTGGAAGAGCTCATCTGAGAAGTTCAAACACTGGCCATCCATCGCACCACCCAAGCCTTCAGCAGCCTGTTCTTGTGGCACATTCTGCGGTAGTCTCGACTGCATCTCTGTCATGAACAACGTTTTGACAGCCCTGAGGAGACCAGCAGTCCTAAATAAGAGGCCCATGCGAGGACCCGGGTCGTCCACGATGCCCATAGCCATAGCAACTTCTCCGAGTACCTCATGGGAACGATCGAGAACACTCATTACATCTATCCTCTTTCTCACCTCTTCCATATCCCATCCCGGCTCCTTATGGATCGTCAGTTTGAAGAGTATTACCAGGCAGTGGAGGAATTGCGTGCAAAAGTCGACATTGATGCCAGCCAGGTCGCTTAGAGGCATATCAAACAAGAGTCCCAGCCATCTTTCGGTGCTGCCCAAAGCTGAATCCAGATTTTGAAGTCTCTGGAAGTTTTCCGGGATTGATTGACTGCTTGTCTTGGGTTCTCCAATGAGGTGTTTCTTGAGTGCCAGTTCCGCATAACACAGGTACAGCTGGATGATTCCTATCCCAAACTTAGTTCTCTACATTTTTCTCGGGGCAGCTTTGTGGAGATATTCAACTCACTCTCAGACTTGATGTTGGCAGGCAACGTATCTCTCACTTCACCAAGCTGCCTCAGCAGTGCCGTGATAAGAGTCGCAGATGGTGACTTCTGCGTGCCCTCCAAAAATGGCTGCACTGAAGCAAACGGTTCAGCCTGGTGGAAGATAAGCTGACACTTGATCTGAGCCACGAGTATGGCATCGAGATGCGACTCTCCTTGCTCGGAAAGAATTTGTAGACATTCTTGCATGTAAGCAGTCCAGCGCATAGGCTCCGTCTTGCGGAATGCGGTCCAAGTTCTGGGATCAAGACGTCAGACAGGGGCCAGTCAAAAAGGGTGGGCGTATACATACGATGAAGACAAGTGAAAAAGAGCAAGAATAGTTCGTCGCTCCTCTAGTGTTCGTTCCCTCCGtgcctgttgctgctcgGCAACAGATCGCCCGAATTTGCAGCGCTGGGTCCCATTTACGGGTGGTTTATGCAAGCCGAGTTCAAAGGCCAGTGACACGGCCATTTGAGTAAGCATTGTCATGAACGGCTTGTCCATTTTGAAGCCATGTGACCTAAAATATTGTAAGCGCAATACTCTGAGCTATTCAGCTGTTTCGCATACCATGACGCAAAGCAGATGAGTCCAATGAGCaagtcgaggttggcgagaTGCTCACAGACTATCCTTTTTGATATGATTCGCCAGATGGTCTCTTCCATGACAAATTGTTGCGAGATCTGCTTGGATGACAATGCCATAGTCACAAACCAAGTAAATGGTTTCTGCTGACGAAACTCTCGCGAActgagagagggagggaggtgAAACAGTGGTGAGTTGGGTAAGAAGGAGCGCCGAAAAGTGTTGAGCTGTTCCTCGGCAACACGATCTGTGAGGCCATGGATAGACATGTCACTCAGTATCAGAGAGGAAGGATCACTTGATTCGGGTTCCACGGGACGGAGGAGTTCGACCGTGGCATCGGCCGAATTTATCGCAACGTCCGGCTGGTATGACGATGCAGGCGATGCTGGAGTACTATACTCTGGCGGCGGATCGAAAGGGATTTGTCCGCTAGGCTCAACTGAAGGGAGATCGTTCGTCCCTGGAGTAGCTGTCGACCTGCTGGCGCCTTGTGACTGTATTAGAGAGACAAGATCGTCAAGTCTCCGCTCCAATCTAGCGTCGGCACTGGGTGCAGATCGTATCGCGTTGGTTCTGCTCTTTCGGACACCAGCGGCAGGCTCGCAGGAAATTTCAAGGCGGCAACATCTAAACCCAGTCAGACATGTCATCTTGTCACGCATATAAAATGCGTCTAAACGGGTCTCACCTCTCGCATCTCCCTCCATTTGAGCGATAAAAGCACTTGCACTTGGCACGGGAGCAGCCAACACAGGCTCTGCCATAAGGTGCCGGAATCCATGGCGTGGAATATGGAGGCGTACTCGGGGCCATTTCTGCTGTTCGACGTCCGAGGTTGATCAAATGCCAAGGTACTTTAACTGGACTGATTGAGGGTCTCAAGCAAGGCGGAAATGAAGTCCGCGGGGTTGGGGCGGGATCCACGCGTCACTGATGCCTCAGGCACCCAAGTGCCCGAACCCCGCGGGATTCAGGACGCCATGTTTCAATGTCGACGGATTTAACGACGGTATTCGAAGTTCAAGCAGGAAATGAGGTCATTGAAGATTGTGTATATGAGTGCTCTAACCATTCTATGATATACCTTCCTCCCTCCACTCTTTACATCCATCATCGCAGTCTCTCTCCCCAATATCATCTCAGCCAACTTAGCATTGACCCTCCTTGACGATACAAGATCCAACTCTCCCACAAAGTCCCAACTCTCCATAATGTCAGGTACTCTCAACATCTTGCGGCAAGCCTTCTTCGCCGGGTCCCCGAGGTTCATGCCAAAGGATCTCCCCgatctcaagggcaaggttggTGCACTCACGAACCCTGGCTACCCTATACCTCGACCAAGAAATCTGACAATTTGCTAGGTCATTGTCGTCACTGGCGCCAACACGGGAATTGGCAAAGAGATCACCCAGATTCTTTACTCCAAGAATGCGCGTGTTTACATGATGGCGCGTTCTGAAAGCAAGAACAAGGAAGCATGTGATGCCATTCAAGCTGCCGTCCCCAGGTCTGGTGGAGAACTGATCTGCCTCccacttgaccttgccgatCTCCCAAGCATCAACGCTTCTGCAGCTGAAATCCTGCGCCGAGAAAGCAAACTCCATGTCCTCTTCAACAATGCCGGTGTTGGTTTTACTGAACATGgttccaagaccaagcaggGCTACGAACTTCAGCTTGGCGTCAACTGTCTTGGAACCTTGGCCTTCACGCAGCAACTGACCCCCACGCTAATCTCCACAGCGAGAGACTCGCCCGCTGGGACGGTTCGCGTGGTCTGGGCCTCGTCCACAGCTGCTATCGCCACTACCACCAAGCGCTACATGGAGAGAGTCAAGGACATCACCAAAGAAACTTCGGCAGAGCAGTACTACATCAGCAAGCTTGGTGACTACTTCTATGCCACCGAATATGCCTCACGACACAAGGGACACGGCATCATCTCAACCCCCCTCAATCCCGGAAACCTGGACTCGGAGTTTTGGCGCACGATGGGCCCTGCTTTTCACTGGTTCCTCCGCAAGACCGTCTTGTACCCTACAATCTACGGTGCATACACCAACATCTTTGCCGGCTTCTCCCCTGAAGTGACCTTGGAAAAGTCAGGAGCATTTGGTGAGTTTATCTGATAATGGCTTCGATTAAATATCGACCTGTCGCTGACTACTCAATAGTGGCTCCGTGGGGAAGGTTGTGGCATGCTACCAAGGACATGGTCGCTGGGTCCAAGACCCGGGCAGAGGGAGGCACTGGCATCGCCAAAGAATTCTGGGAATGGAGTGAGGCGCAGGTTAAGCAACATGCGAAGTGATCTTATCTGTGGTGGCAGCGTTGACGGCTGCCGCCGTTCCTGTTTCGCTTTTCCCTTGGGTTGTTTCAGTAGGTCTACGAAATTGTTAATGGCGAGGGAGGGGGATTATAATTGATAGAATGCGGGATAATATACGTCGTTGGTGCTTCTTAAATACCGAAGCTACAGGAATACTTACAATCGTGAGTCTCACGGCGATGC is from Fusarium keratoplasticum isolate Fu6.1 chromosome 11, whole genome shotgun sequence and encodes:
- a CDS encoding Helo-like-N domain-containing protein, which encodes MDPLSIIAGVAGIATAGVSLVEVLFDTIDSYQNAPKDIVSIARGVQDLSIILDQLKQVLIDGRNMHTRWLLKSVASAIRQIEYVHAEVWELIPRGGSGFERVKWTFRKGKVRDLLNKIETQKSTVQLVCTTLLLAIQQKKVTKHSRRRPGNDSEKYARSRLRRQAENLVKTAHESLLNLTQSSDQEAIEGSSTDTSQSQRQQEPQTPLIDGSPTTPTIRVSGPEQDFPDDNEDLSSQKTPDETALWVYDMVFSPTAERKAHEGDAGPRPDGSNALILRNSQGTDIVLASKRPMAAEVVDDLLYDWTHLSWHDIKETSETVRVERPEQPRRYSDERLREDQGSNLEPPRQSRRKTRRHRGASEEHIRRGISVEYESEGSLGGSARSEHWSYIDSQPSDSQREITRRRYSAHDSEREPPTPPSGHRARSYSDAGPEPRRNPRHATVEDDPDDSMDDLARKRARARAAHEEARRRADAEFEKHRPYTQHTSRSNTNRSQDREADDRPGHREDHSSRANQSQTPSRIQRAAAASLLAGATEAFRVYKEPGGWDSKKSTRVLAAAAGAAAVPRVPDQNN
- a CDS encoding MFS domain-containing protein — translated: MAPSTPPYSTPWIPAPYGRACVGCSRAKCKCFYRSNGGRCERCCRLEISCEPAAGVRKSRTNAIRSAPSADARLERRLDDLVSLIQSQGASRSTATPGTNDLPSVEPSGQIPFDPPPEYSTPASPASSYQPDVAINSADATVELLRPVEPESSDPSSLILSDMSIHGLTDRVAEEQLNTFRRSFLPNSPLFHLPPSLSSREFRQQKPFTWFVTMALSSKQISQQFVMEETIWRIISKRIVCEHLANLDLLIGLICFASWSHGFKMDKPFMTMLTQMAVSLAFELGLHKPPVNGTQRCKFGRSVAEQQQARRERTLEERRTILALFHLSSSTWTAFRKTEPMRWTAYMQECLQILSEQGESHLDAILVAQIKCQLIFHQAEPFASVQPFLEGTQKSPSATLITALLRQLGEVRDTLPANIKSERIIQLYLCYAELALKKHLIGEPKTSSQSIPENFQRLQNLDSALGSTERWLGLLFDMPLSDLAGINVDFCTQFLHCLVILFKLTIHKEPGWDMEEVRKRIDVMSVLDRSHEVLGEVAMAMGIVDDPGPRMGLLFRTAGLLRAVKTLFMTEMQSRLPQNVPQEQAAEGLGGAMDGQCLNFSDELFQGFPIAATTFAAKTPYWHLFYLMIDSLFKSFGGTDGEDASDQMKAVLLQKSVWIISLFFFLYVGAEVTAGGWVIEFLIGVRHSPPSIAGYVASGFWGGIMIGHILLADITHKLGDRRMVFIYIFIGLGLQLVFWFVPDVAVDAVAISLLGFVIAPFFPVGVSVLTNLLPRELHVAAIGMLRFSSRHDRASN